The stretch of DNA atgtttataaaCTCTTTGACGTTTaatccatttttcttcttctaaaaacTATCCTAATGAACAAACTATAACAGAGAAAAATACAACTTCCACTCAATTGATCATTTAATCTCCTAGATCCTGAGCAGGACAAGTAAAAATTTAGGCCTAATTAAGACCGATTGATTATCTTGCAAAACATATATTGCTCAAAATAGTCCAAAACATATCGTTAAGGAATCTAAATTCAATAAACTTTTTGGTGAcgatgataaaataaatatggatTACATAAGATCATGCAAAATCCAAAACCCCAGAAAGACCAAACTAATAATCAAGAAAAAAGTAGAATTTAATCCTTCTCCCTAATATTATAAcaatattacaattaaattttctTCATATTATCTGTatcaaacaataataataaataaaaagaaaggaaattaggaAAGAACATGAACATAACGTATTTAAATAACAGAAACATTATTATAATGCTCCTTGAAGATAATAATTTGAGATTGTtctggttttttatattttatattatgatgATTCAAAAGGCATGTGCATTATATCACCATCCTAATGACCTCTCACTTCGTTCTTGATAATAACGATCCACATTATTGAAACGTTGCAACttcatttgtttataaaattgaGCAATAAACTCTTCAGCTTTAGCATCAATCTTCTCATCACCATCAACATCTTCCTCATGATCACAACACTCCTCTTTAATCACATCTTGTCTCTCATTCTCCTCATCACTTTGCACCAATTCATTCAACCCTATGGCCGAAGCGTAACGGCTATTCGGTGGTGACTCTGGCAACGGTGAATAAGGCTCCTCTTCTGATGGAAAATCGGCGAACACACTGCCACTGCCGTATGATTCACAAGGAGAAGGCGGTGGCAGAGTGTTCGCACGATCAATTTGGTGGTCGTTGGATTCAGTTACCGATCTCGGCGATCGGTTGCTTTGAAGATGTAATGGTCTCATGGACCCCACAAATTTTTTCCAAACGTTATTTGATTCATCATCTACATGATTAGTTACGCTTGGTTTTTTAGAATTTCCTCGCATCATTAAGAGTGCCACCCTAAGAACGTGTATTGGACCATGTTTGCTCTTTCTAGTACGAACTGGAGTTGGTAATTTTGGTTCATCATCACGAGGAGGATTAGAAATCGTGATGATGGTAATGTTTTCAAGATTTGATtccataaattaatattaaaggGTTAGAGATAACGCTTAATTGATTGAGAGAcggattaattaataattaacaaaaggTTAATTACTTAGAATTAGATTACCCCCTGCTGTGGCAGGGGATATTTGGTTTTGGGATTCTTGAAGGAAAATAGAGGAAGCAAACAAGTTTATATATGAGAAATGTTATATACTATAATTGTACATAAACATTGAGAGAGCCAGCTCAGCAGAATATATTTTTCGGTTGGTTGTTCAATCTTATATTTAGAgaatttgttgtttttattaCTAGTACTAATTAATCGGTGAAGGTGTAAAGAGCAAATAGAATATGTGGGGCGATATATGAGGCGAAGTACCTGTGTACAGCATTTACCAATAAAAGAAAAGTAGCCATGTAAATGGATCAATGATTTTTGAACCTAACAGACACAAAGAATTTATATTCGAATTTCTATCATTCAACGtattttaaataagattatctattatttgtttttatttttggcaTACTTTTACTGTTAATATaggtattttattatttgtacaCTTTCTGAGATTatgaataaaatacaaaattgaagtaaaataaagaataaaatacaaaatttattcaagaaaaaaactaaacaaattACTAGTAAATACTCATGTGTCTcagaataaaaacaaacaaaaaaagtcaaaaaaaataacttagTTCAAGTTTTTAAACTAAATACATCAGCATTTCTTAACTTAatcttattaatattttaagagagagtattaattattattattaaatgattAATCACTTACTTGGTGCATGACTACACGAACGAAATAGAAATACTACCTTTTGGTGTGTAAAATAAATTGGTTATTCTACTTCCCTAAATATTCTAAGAGCTAAACGTTTAAAAAGTGAAGTACTAAAATTAACATCTAGTTCATTTAAGATAAAAACCAAGAAACCATAGCATTTTGTTTGTGAAGGTCAATCTCTCGAAATCTCTGAAAATCCTTTTCCAATTCATCATCATCCCACAACCAAGTCAATGTATTTTCATTTTGCTCCTCCCATGAAACCGATTGCTCTTTTTGATTCAACAAAGGCATCACACTCTCCCAGTCCCAATTATCATCCGAAGAATTTAACTCCCCATTAAAACCATTGTTCATtgcattataattattattactctcTTGGTCCTTTGTTGTGTTCCCAACTCTTTCATTAATCACCAACATATCATcattgttttctcttttttcttccaCCTTGCATGTATCCATGATATCATTAAAATCCAACACGTCACTGTCATTAATAACATTCGGATAAGGTCCCAACGTGCGGTCACGATCAGTTTCAATATTTTTACCTACAAAGCACGGTAAATGTAACCCAATTGGGCCGTTTCTATCTTCGCTACTAGAACATGGCCCATTTTCAAGGCCCAACTTCTCGCTCTCTAATGCAGGGGTGGGTGGAAACGTAACCATTGAAGGTTCGCTTCTTTTTAGTTTTGGGCTTTCGAAAACATTTTGGGTATAGCGTTTGTTTTTCTTCATGGCCCAACGGCTAGTTCTACCACATTTTCTTTTGGGGGGTGTGTCCACTACGATACCTTGTTGCAAGGGAATCTCtttggtattattataatttgttgttgttgatgatccTCGGAAGCTGTAAACTTTTCTGCTTAAGTGAGAGTTCCAGTAGTTTTTAATCTCGTTGTCTGTTCTGCCTGGCAAGTGACTTGCTATCAAAGACCACCTGAATTTCCCAAAAGCCAAAAAAACCTTTATCATtagaagaaaatagaaaacaagataaaaaaagataattcacgcagtatattttattaaattataatatgaatCAACAGGTATctcatatatttaatatataatataattattatactacatcaatgaaattttattttactaataaaatatataaatccaACAGATGCATATagtactttttaatttttagagtgttATTTGAAACAATAAACATTACATTTTGTTAAAtacaatgtaaaatatattgttatgtttaattaaaaaaattactaatgtATTATGCATAAATAACTTTAAatgatatgtaaaaaaaaataaaatgttcccTAGATTTTTATAGTATAGTAATTCCTAAATTAATACTATGTATATCCCAAAATGTAGGATTTTGctgattaaattataaaaataaaatagagagtttcttttttaaaaaaaaattagaaagttgattgtgatattaaataattttttacacagattgtaatattatatttgttaacaaattttattatatttacatgtttattctatatatatgcaagagaattgatttttttttataccacTATGTTTTTTGCTGGTTATAAAACAGATGTTTGATATTAAGGATATTttactaaataattaatttattttaaaatattaaataaaaaacaccaTAAAAAACAACGAGAAAGTCTTTATAATTAGAGATGGAGACTGTAACTAAGAAATTCATTGTTACTAAACAAAATATCAGTTTTATCATGCAAAATAGTATTAgttttaaatcatatttataaacaCTTTTTTAAATCGTATTTTATCTAATGTGAAACTTTAAATGTAATTACTCAAACATTAATTGATCAAACAAATCTTAAATAGATTATTGAATAGGCTACCGTATCATGTTAAAGTTTAGGTTTTGTTTAACTAAACTCTAGAGATCTAGATGGTAAGGAAAAATATCAATTACATATAAAACATCTTTAGACTATATCTATCAAAGGTGGCATTCTTGTTTACATAGGCAAAAGAGCGGTACATGGACCTCACtccattattaattttaaattaataacagtaatacattttttaacgtgcatttttttaatatatattttttttttaatttttaagatacatataaatctttaaaaatttatataagatttagATATACACTTTTGCTTTTTTAAGATACATATTTTTTACGTTgcattgaattttaaaaacaatagaCAATGTCAATAGTTAAATAGgaacaaaaaattatacaaataaaacaattaaaaaagaacaaacggagtatatttttgtgtgtctaaataattatatttgaagTTTTGACCACTTAAACATTTCTCTTAATAAAATCTGAGAAATTGAAATGATTGACATAACCTAAATACTGGTAGTGACCATATTTGCTTGATttctaaatacataaatatttgattgggtagaaaaacataacaaaaataatatatattaatacggtattattttttttccgtCTTATTGTACTGattatttggttaaaatttataaattaagcTTCCATTTAGTGTTTGtgtatataaaatcatttattttgattttaacaaCTATAAATTATAGTGTTCTTTAAATAGAGCTTAATGAATATACATTGTTTTTTTAAGTATGTTATATAGAGCTTAATTTTTACGACTTATCGACCTTAAAATACTTTAGATCattgttttaataaataattagatgtatttttaatttctttaaatatattaatttttatttttagtctatctaagaaattattttaaactttgatcgttttaaattttttgctaTCAATTATAGttcatattttttagaaaaatttacgACGCATATTTCAAATgactttttttaatgatatataattgataaaacttttaaatatcattagatacatcataaataaattaataaattgttaactttatttgaattttaattaatttatctataaattcaaattaaatattaaacaattagATTATTAAGTTAATGGCATTTTAAAGTCTTAAAAATGACATgtcatacaaaaaaattaaaacatacgACATAAACTATTgtataaaattagtaataaaaaatttaaaaagattaaagtttgagataattttgtaaaatgattaaaaataaaatttaatatagttagatggataaaaaaagatattccattatttaataaatagatTACAAAAcggtaatttattttatagcaCGAGAAAATATGACTGCCGGTATCTACAAGTcaaaataataagaaatttaGAGCATAGTGATTAATATATATTCGCTTTGAAGTTTCAACACATGcttaattagttaatttattCTTACTATTTTGTTGTAATCCAACAAACAGATTTATTCATGGGGTATGTTCTGTTTTTCAACATATAGAAGTAAATGAGTCAAATTTCAGATATAAACatctgaaaataattttaccaaCCTGTTGCCAAAAGAAGCATGCAACTTGACAATGATACTTTCTTCTTCAGCAGAAATATTTCCCCTTTTGAGATCAGCTCTCAAATAGTTAATCCATCTCAATCTGCAACTCTTACCACATCTAAGTAATCCTTCAAAACCCCAAAATTAAAATGTCCGTTATATAaaagcaaataaaaaaaaaaaattgttataggATCCccaacaaaaagataaaaaaaaaaatgctattattttgaagaaaaaaaaaactttgatgATAGGTACCTGCATTTTTGGGCAATGATCTCCAAGAACCTTCCCCATTGGCTTTAACATATTTGGTCAAAATTTCATCTTCCTCTGCTGTCCATCTCCCCTTCTTCAAACCCACTTTCTCACAACAAGGAGCCCTTCCCATATCTAAGGATATAATTGTACTTTTAATTTGTTCACACTCTTTTGTTTATAGTACAATACAATGCAATGTAGACAAGAAATTGAAATACTATAGTTACTTTTGGAGACAAGCTAATGGAACAACCTTAATCACTTTGTGAATTTACCTAGCAAAGGTTGTGTGCTGTTTTGTGCTGGATAGTGGcagaagaataaataaaaagtaaataaaagttAGAAAATAAGATAAGTAGAAGTTAAATAGGGAGGGGGGGTATAGGCATTAAGTAAGGTGGGGTGGGGCTAGTGATGATGATGTAGATGTATGAGTGGTGATAAAATCAGCCACGTATACTATGTATGTATTTGTACGGTCGTGGCTCTTCCACCGCCGTGAAACAAGACCCTCGTGACGGGGTTTTTAATCTCCCACGTTCATGTCCCCAATGGGCAATTACTCATATTTTAGGCaccttcttttattttttttaagttttgtttttaaataattaatgttaataattaatgtattaattattaattttattagacaAGATAGTTGAACTCATGATGTTTATCACTCTAATTTCATAGATAATACAAAGAGGATAATTCGCTTAACATGgtttaaagaaaatgaaaagaattaacagttaaatttttaacaattaacgATCATGAAAGTAATATATGATACATCTTTGGATTTTGTTTGCACTCCTCATGTCAAATGAAGTGAGTCTCATTCAAATATCACGTGCCTGAATATAATGTCAATGGTAAAATTAAATGATTAGTTTCAAATTCAATACTTATGCCGTATAATCATGCAACCTAATTTTCATCTAAACTCATAATTCTTTGCAGTATCTAAATTTCTTTTAAGCTCTCTCAATCCTCttgatttatttactttttttttttttaattttcaatctattttatgttaaattgaaagtttatatcATTTAGTATATAAAACATCAAACccataattaatgaaatttccgtatcaaaataaaaaacaaaaaggaaGAATCACATAGATTGAGGATCGAAACTAAAATCTACTTATCAATTTATAAgacaataaatatcattttttataaatttaatttaattacaatttttgtctttatatatttactaatttatGGAATTGATcgttctattttaaaagtcgattattttaatattttctgatttttcaattaaaaaataataagtaaaatattttaaataatgttacatgtgatacaataatatataatgattatcatctatgaaattaaaataaacagcataaaaacttattttttaatttttttaatttaattaataacttgtgaataattaatatatttaaataattatatattatataattgtatatcacatcaataaaaatatgttatatttttttttttaatttaaaaatttaaaagagacATCAAAATTGACACATATCAATACAATACTTGGACTTTTTGCAATATGAAACTACACAGGGAATAGAGATAAAGGCATTTTTTAGACATTGTGCAATAATAATCGCTAAGATTCACAAACACACAatcgttttatttttttgaagtaaaaaaaaattataatcttaatgTTGATATTACTGTTCTgtaattttaaagatttaatttttaatttcgaAACAGACCTAAAAAAACATTGAGACTATTTTGAGCGGTATACACTTGACATTTTTGCTTAAATTTAGAAGATACACTTGATggattttaattgaaaaatggaGTGAGAGTTGTATCACAAGTTTAATTGGCTATGGTTGCTTCGGAAATAAAAATTCAAGGGCTTTCCATGGGATTAGGGAGAAGAAGAGTCACggtatgtttttttatttaaaaaagttcaCATGTGATTTTTAATTTGAGTTGTAATCtcatcggtccattttagtttatGTTTGGTTCCGCATCGTCACTCAAATTCAATCTTGCGTTTGATGTTGGAGTCTATTCTGAAGTGAAGTTGCTCTCTCTAGATTTTCAATTTTGGGGTGTAATCAATTATCCACATGCATGTCTCACTTGCAATGCTCTCTTTTACCCTTCATTTTTTACCTGCAACAGTAACTATTCATTTCTCCCCTTCACTTCACCTACTTGAAAACTTCATTAGCTAAAATAAGTTCTATGCAACTcgtcttcctttttttttttttttctacagtGGCTACTATCTACTCTACATTAAAGAATATGTTTCGGGTCAATGGGCTCCAAAGGCCCGTGTTTTTTTATGGTCATTAGATACCATTTGAATTGATAAAAGACcttgttttttttccttctttgcTATGTAAAATCAAAgagtttttttacaaattatattaAGATATGTTATATTAAGTTAAATAATTTAGCACAGGTTTAAACTTCTTATttaaatttagtaattaatagaatcattaaaagatttaatatgtttttaaacttCAGCTCAACTCACAAATGTTGTTAGGTTGACGTCAATTCGAATTTGAGACTTTACtaagttaattataataaaatttattatctcttACTATCATATAAAAGAGATCACACTTTCACTAATGAATGATTGCTCCGATACATTtcaattgatctttttaataattttacataGGAAAAAACTTATacacatttttatatatattgtacTTACTGTTGACCTCTTTTGGTTTTCCTTTTCCAATTCACTCCACTTTTTGTTTTTGATCATTTCAACatgaaatttatgttttagatttttgagGACTTCGTCACGGTGGTTATGGTAGGATGTGATATGGAAAGAGATGTTCTAATAAAAACAAACAGGGGATGACAGAGACGTTACTATATtaactcattttaaaataaataatacacgTGTCAAGTTTTGATTACATAACAGTAAAAACACAGATGGAACTGTGTATAAGTAATTTAtccttttatatttatattttcagtTTTGGTACATATAGTGCGCGCGCACGTGCGTTTCTCACACCGATAATGGGTAGAttagagatgaaaaaaaaaattaattcaaatatttaattagcaATGCGGAAAGGATAAGTAATATAGGTTGCTTCCTTCTCTACTCTTCTAATCACTTTGCTACAATGGTGAATGTTCCAAagacaacaaaaatataaatgatacaCATTAAACGATCAAATTGGTTTTTATATGGTCCTTAGGATTTTCATCAACCATGCAGAGCCAAAATTTAGCTAAACATCTCCAACGTCAATGGCAGTGTGTGTGGTAAAGCACTTACCCTGGTACTTGGGTCATTGACAGTGAGTGTGATATGGATTTGTCATTATGAGAAGGTGATTAGGCGGTTTCAGCTTAGAATCAAAACACATATCTAGATTGGGAAGTTGAAAAGGCAGTCACATAAGGAACTAAATTCACCTTTTAATCCCATCCCTCCATTATGATTTAAACACTCACAAGTGTCCCTCTCACATAAAAAACTTATTCTCACCTATGCATGTCTCGTATATATTTACACAGGCAACATGAACTATTAAACCGGACTAATAAAATTACAGTTTAATTTCCTTTAAAaatctagtttttttttacattgttagtataaaaaatttacaccTACAATAAATCATAGCTAATTTATATGTATGATTTTAGGAGTAGTTAGAATcaaagttaaaattatttacattgacGATATATACAATATAAgaaatatttacattaatagtatatataaattaaatttataaaattattgcataaaaaatctaaatatattttgttaatattttaatctactacataattatatattttaatgttgattcaaTTCGTAAGAGTTGGTTCACTTCACACAAAGTCGTGGATTCAAATTCCGTTATCAATATAagaacatatttaattaataatttataaataccTCTATTTCTActctttaaattttgaaatatactTTTACCAATTCatataaacttttataaaaaaaatgttattgaaAACAATATCCTAAACCAATAGTAAAAATCAATCCAATTAATTTGTGATTAGACATGGTGTATAATTGAATATTTcctaacaaaatatttattattttagtcaATATTACAATAAATGGAATTTGAGTTTAACGCAAGTTTAGACTCCTACAATGTGGTCAAATCTATTTTGAATTCCtacaaaacaataataatattaatttatgaaacaTTACTTTTCATGGAGgaaaacttatttaaatataagttGCGACTATAAATGGGTAGGGTGGGAAAATTATCCATATGGTATATGATGGACCATTACTTTTGACTCATTACAAGGAGGAATTTTATTATGGCCAGTTGAATTTCGACAAGCCATTTACGCGACTTTGTAACTTTGCATGGTCCATTTAACATTAAATGGTATATACCGTGGATACCTTCCTTTTTTGGTATATACAGTGGATACCTTCGTTTTCTAGCATATACTTAATTGTATAATTGTCAAAACGTGTTTCTCAATCTGGTAGAGTCGGCCCTAATTAATTGTGAATTTCTTTAAATTAGAACACAAACTTCTCTTCaatttatacattataataaagcaaactcgataatttggcaagtttgacaTGTGTCAGCTAAGTAGCGTGTtagaaaaatatcaagtttttattaatagaaataataattcattgggcagatttttgtttttacaataAAAGTAAAGTTCCATTTCATCGCGACTTTATACACGATGGATGCGTCTGTTAACAAATTAattgtcaattaaaaaaataagaataatgaattaaaaataaaatacaatacaccttTGACAGTTGAGAATTTagtgaccaattaaaaaataaaaaataaattattttttaaacacgACTTTATCAACCACTGATTcaactaaatttaattaaaaaatttattttattttactaattcttttttaatttttaattttactaattctttTAGTGTCTTCAGATTTCCTTCTTAATTTCGTCCTCAGTTAACCGTCTCTTAtcaataatctctcattttttttctcctcaataatctctcattttatCGTTCTCCAATGGTATTGCGATATTTTTTTGTCATGATCTATAATGGTATTGATGGATGACaaggtttaatattttttttatttataaattcaaagttttaaattacacacaaacttatttgttatgttattaatttaacaaaaatgtgtttcatattgttaggGTGATAATATTCAAGCAACAATGCGAAAAACtcttatttctcgatttgagacTACTATTCGTGAGAGAGTTGTGCACAACTTTCGTTCTCTTGGTATTGCGTCTAACTCTGGAGCATATAGAACAACCAACCGGACaccaattcaaattgaatttgcaAAATAGTACTGGTCTGAGAATTAGAAACCAGTTTGCTCACAACCTCTCTGTACTCATTGATTTCATTCCCAGAAATTCAAAACATTGACAGTTTTTtaaggtaattgttttttaaacactactttagcaatcaccgctttaaattaatttaattaaaaaaattattttattttacgaattcttttaGTGTCATCATACTTTACTTCGATAATCTCTAATTTTTTGCGTCTCCCTTAtacatatcatttttttttttgtgcttaTCTCTGATGTctggaaaaaaaatttagattttgttgcttcaatttttcCAAGAAATGA from Cicer arietinum cultivar CDC Frontier isolate Library 1 chromosome 3, Cicar.CDCFrontier_v2.0, whole genome shotgun sequence encodes:
- the LOC101496512 gene encoding uncharacterized protein, producing MESNLENITIITISNPPRDDEPKLPTPVRTRKSKHGPIHVLRVALLMMRGNSKKPSVTNHVDDESNNVWKKFVGSMRPLHLQSNRSPRSVTESNDHQIDRANTLPPPSPCESYGSGSVFADFPSEEEPYSPLPESPPNSRYASAIGLNELVQSDEENERQDVIKEECCDHEEDVDGDEKIDAKAEEFIAQFYKQMKLQRFNNVDRYYQERSERSLGW
- the LOC101496845 gene encoding transcription repressor MYB6-like gives rise to the protein MGRAPCCEKVGLKKGRWTAEEDEILTKYVKANGEGSWRSLPKNAGLLRCGKSCRLRWINYLRADLKRGNISAEEESIIVKLHASFGNRWSLIASHLPGRTDNEIKNYWNSHLSRKVYSFRGSSTTTNYNNTKEIPLQQGIVVDTPPKRKCGRTSRWAMKKNKRYTQNVFESPKLKRSEPSMVTFPPTPALESEKLGLENGPCSSSEDRNGPIGLHLPCFVGKNIETDRDRTLGPYPNVINDSDVLDFNDIMDTCKVEEKRENNDDMLVINERVGNTTKDQESNNNYNAMNNGFNGELNSSDDNWDWESVMPLLNQKEQSVSWEEQNENTLTWLWDDDELEKDFQRFREIDLHKQNAMVSWFLS